The genome window GAACACCCCCTCCCGGAACGCGGCCTCGGCGGTCTCCGGGCTGGCATAGCCGGTGATGATGATGACCCGGATCGCCGGGTAGAGGGCCCGGATACGGCGCAACAGCTCCAGGCCGTCCAGGCCGTCCATCTTGAGATCCGTGACCACCACATCCGCCGGCCGCACGGCCAGCTCGGCCAGGGCGGCTGCCGCATTGCCGAAGACCGCCACCTCCAGGCCCTGCTTGCCAAAGGCCTGCTGCAGGCGCTTGCCGACGATGGGCTCGTCATCCACGACCAGGAGCCGGCGGGGACGC of Thermodesulfobacteriota bacterium contains these proteins:
- a CDS encoding response regulator — its product is RPRRLLVVDDEPIVGKRLQQAFGKQGLEVAVFGNAAAALAELAVRPADVVVTDLKMDGLDGLELLRRIRALYPAIRVIIITGYASPETAEAAFREGVFEFLAKPFRLDELKQAVARALAELDR